In Candidatus Bathyanammoxibius amoris, the following are encoded in one genomic region:
- the lysS gene encoding lysine--tRNA ligase, with product MEKFEQDRLEKLRKLREKGIDPYGKSCNGLKSLESIVAGYNNTGEGEANARAAGRISSLRPHGKAAFADIRDWTGKVQIYIKQNNVGEDLFGTFKLLDLGDIIAVEGTVFKTKTGEITIMVEDLTVLSKALLPPPEKWHGLKDVEIRYRQRYLDLIANEESMKKSLDRIKIIKRIRNFFEDRGYVEVETPMMQPIPGGAVARPFVTHHNTLDMDLYLRIAPELYLKRLLVGGMERVYEINRNFRNEGISTRHNPEFTMLEAYEAYGDYNGMMELTEELVSALASELDCGHELAFGDNKAVNITTPWRRAKYRELLKEYAGVDFDDEAALRQKAGDIGLETGNAPRDIVADDIFEEEVVPKLSNPTFVIDYPASLCPLTKLCEDDKRFAQRFELYVASMEIANSYTELNEPLEQEKRFIEQIGGKQDWGKLDEDFILALKYGMPPAGGLGIGIDRLVMILTGSTSIRDVILFPLLRATTRPTSEETTQ from the coding sequence ATGGAGAAGTTTGAACAAGATCGCCTAGAGAAGCTAAGAAAGTTAAGAGAGAAGGGCATAGACCCTTACGGTAAGAGCTGCAACGGGCTTAAAAGCCTGGAATCCATTGTAGCGGGCTACAATAACACGGGCGAGGGAGAAGCCAACGCCAGGGCCGCAGGCCGAATATCCAGCCTCAGGCCACACGGTAAGGCGGCCTTCGCTGACATAAGGGACTGGACGGGAAAGGTCCAGATCTACATCAAACAAAACAACGTAGGCGAAGACCTGTTCGGGACCTTCAAACTCCTTGACCTTGGCGACATTATCGCCGTCGAAGGCACGGTATTTAAAACAAAAACGGGTGAGATAACCATCATGGTGGAAGACCTAACGGTGCTCTCCAAGGCATTACTGCCGCCGCCCGAGAAGTGGCACGGGCTAAAAGACGTTGAGATCAGGTACAGACAGCGCTATCTGGACCTCATCGCCAACGAAGAGTCTATGAAGAAGTCTCTCGACAGGATAAAGATAATCAAAAGGATAAGGAACTTTTTTGAGGACAGGGGCTACGTAGAGGTGGAAACACCTATGATGCAGCCTATCCCCGGAGGCGCGGTAGCCAGGCCCTTTGTAACACACCATAATACGCTCGATATGGACCTGTACCTGCGTATCGCCCCGGAACTGTATCTAAAGAGACTGCTGGTCGGTGGTATGGAGCGCGTATATGAGATAAACCGTAACTTCCGTAACGAGGGAATCTCAACACGCCACAACCCCGAGTTCACTATGCTGGAGGCGTACGAGGCATACGGCGATTACAATGGCATGATGGAGCTGACGGAAGAGCTGGTTTCCGCTCTCGCCTCAGAGCTGGACTGCGGCCACGAACTCGCGTTCGGGGATAACAAGGCCGTAAACATAACCACACCCTGGAGAAGGGCAAAATATAGAGAGTTGCTAAAGGAATACGCCGGAGTGGATTTTGACGATGAGGCCGCACTCAGACAAAAAGCCGGAGACATCGGGCTTGAGACCGGTAACGCGCCCCGAGACATCGTCGCCGACGACATCTTTGAAGAAGAAGTCGTACCGAAACTCAGCAACCCCACGTTCGTTATAGACTATCCGGCCAGTCTGTGCCCCCTGACGAAGCTATGTGAAGACGACAAGCGGTTCGCCCAGCGTTTCGAGCTTTATGTCGCTTCAATGGAAATCGCCAACTCCTATACGGAACTCAACGAGCCGCTGGAACAGGAAAAAAGGTTCATAGAACAAATCGGCGGGAAGCAGGACTGGGGAAAACTTGACGAGGACTTTATACTGGCGCTCAAATACGGCATGCCCCCGGCCGGCGGGCTCGGGATAGGCATCGACAGGCTTGTGATGATTCTGACGGGCAGCACGTCGATACGCGACGTGATACTCTTCCCGCTGCTTCGCGCGACCACAAGACCAACGTCAGAGGAAACGACACAGTAG
- the ilvE gene encoding branched-chain-amino-acid transaminase, with protein sequence MSLKVYINGKLMPQEEAKVSVFDHGLLYGDGIFEGLRAYHGRVFKLTQHLERLFDSARAIFLEIPMTIDELKEGIFATLRANNMKDSYVRLIVTRGEGKLGLEPGKCRNPQVIIITDTLQLYPPKLYNEGIDIVAVATVRNHPEALNPRIKCLNYMNNILAKTEGINAGATEALMLNKDGFVAECTGQNIFMVKGNELYTPHPNSGILKGITRDTVIGLAKEAGIKVREDFLTRYDLYLAEECFLTGTAAQIVPVVKVDARIVGDGKPGRITREMLRKYRELLTNPEVSEVFETLEPGYSRS encoded by the coding sequence ATGTCCCTTAAAGTATATATAAACGGTAAGCTCATGCCACAGGAAGAGGCAAAGGTGTCTGTCTTCGACCATGGCCTTCTTTATGGTGACGGCATCTTTGAAGGGTTACGAGCCTACCACGGAAGGGTATTCAAGCTGACCCAGCACCTCGAGAGGCTCTTTGATTCGGCCAGGGCTATATTCCTCGAAATACCCATGACCATTGACGAACTTAAAGAGGGAATATTCGCCACCCTCAGGGCCAATAACATGAAAGACTCTTACGTCAGGCTGATAGTCACACGGGGTGAAGGAAAGCTTGGGCTGGAACCCGGAAAGTGCCGCAACCCGCAGGTAATAATCATCACGGACACCCTCCAACTGTACCCACCGAAGCTATATAACGAGGGGATTGACATCGTCGCCGTGGCTACGGTCCGCAACCACCCGGAGGCTCTAAACCCCAGAATAAAATGCCTTAACTACATGAATAACATCCTGGCAAAGACAGAAGGCATTAACGCCGGCGCGACAGAGGCCCTCATGCTTAACAAGGACGGCTTTGTGGCGGAATGTACCGGCCAAAACATCTTCATGGTTAAAGGCAACGAGCTTTATACGCCTCATCCCAACTCCGGAATACTGAAAGGCATAACCAGGGATACGGTTATCGGACTGGCAAAAGAAGCTGGTATAAAGGTAAGAGAAGATTTCCTCACCAGATACGACCTCTATCTGGCCGAGGAGTGTTTCCTCACCGGGACAGCCGCGCAGATCGTGCCGGTAGTCAAGGTAGACGCCCGCATAGTAGGAGACGGAAAACCCGGCCGTATCACACGCGAAATGCTCAGAAAATACAGGGAACTCCTGACTAATCCAGAGGTTTCCGAGGTCTTTGAGACCCTCGAGCCAGGGTATTCAAGATCATAA
- a CDS encoding TraR/DksA C4-type zinc finger protein, translating to MKARELATIKKVLLSVREKLAGNVNSMEGEALKKSRQDAAGDLSNVPFHMADLGTDNYERDIMIHLIQNGEEELKSIDDALEKIEDKTFGICETCDKKISKARLTALPYAKLCLECQRKEELEAGAE from the coding sequence ATGAAGGCTAGAGAGCTGGCTACTATCAAGAAGGTGCTGCTTTCTGTGAGGGAAAAGCTGGCTGGAAACGTGAATTCAATGGAAGGCGAAGCGCTGAAAAAGTCCAGGCAGGATGCGGCCGGCGACCTCTCTAACGTGCCTTTCCATATGGCTGACCTGGGTACTGACAACTACGAACGTGATATTATGATCCACCTCATCCAGAACGGTGAGGAGGAGCTGAAGTCCATAGATGACGCCCTGGAGAAGATTGAGGACAAGACCTTCGGTATTTGTGAGACCTGTGACAAGAAGATATCTAAGGCCCGTCTCACGGCATTACCTTATGCCAAGCTGTGTCTAGAATGTCAGAGGAAGGAAGAGCTGGAGGCTGGTGCCGAATAG
- a CDS encoding ABC transporter ATP-binding protein, whose translation MERRKEALIYSQDITKDYKVGKSTLRVLDKVSLEICKGDILIILGPSGAGKSTLLHIFGLLDTPTSGQVIYRGENLSRLSAKQQAERRNRHFGFVFQFYHLLPDFTALENVMMPRLIGRTALPQTDNKTNREMAAEFLDLVGMKDRASHRPDQLSGGERQRAAFARALVNEPEVLFCDEPTGNLDMKNSKDIQDLILRLNAQNDQTFIIVTHDENFARLGKRRIRLVDGRIVDQSTTAPQKGEG comes from the coding sequence ATGGAAAGACGCAAAGAAGCCCTTATCTATTCACAGGACATAACCAAAGACTACAAAGTGGGCAAAAGTACTCTAAGGGTCCTTGACAAAGTCAGCCTTGAGATATGTAAGGGTGATATCCTCATAATACTTGGGCCTTCGGGAGCGGGTAAGAGCACGTTGCTGCATATCTTCGGGTTGCTGGATACACCGACGTCCGGCCAGGTGATTTACAGGGGAGAGAATCTGAGCAGGCTCAGCGCCAAACAGCAGGCCGAGAGGCGGAACAGGCACTTCGGTTTCGTGTTCCAGTTCTATCATCTGCTGCCAGACTTTACGGCCCTTGAGAACGTTATGATGCCACGGCTTATTGGGCGAACCGCGTTGCCACAAACCGACAACAAGACGAACAGGGAAATGGCAGCGGAGTTCCTGGACCTGGTCGGAATGAAGGACCGGGCATCTCACCGTCCAGACCAGCTTTCGGGAGGCGAGAGACAAAGGGCCGCCTTCGCGAGGGCCCTGGTAAATGAGCCTGAGGTCCTGTTCTGCGATGAACCGACAGGGAATCTGGACATGAAGAACTCGAAAGACATCCAGGATCTCATCCTGCGGCTAAACGCCCAGAACGACCAGACCTTTATTATAGTAACGCACGATGAAAACTTCGCCAGACTGGGAAAAAGGCGAATAAGGCTCGTAGACGGCAGGATAGTAGATCAGTCAACAACGGCCCCTCAGAAAGGAGAGGGTTAA
- a CDS encoding zinc ribbon domain-containing protein: MPTYEYECKDCGHVFERFESIKAGNRKKCPECGNTANRLIGAGSAILFKGSGFYQTDYRSKEYKQKAKAEKGGSTKKGNDTAKKGKCPNKDSSTP; the protein is encoded by the coding sequence ATGCCCACCTATGAGTATGAATGTAAGGACTGCGGCCATGTTTTTGAACGTTTCGAGTCCATAAAGGCTGGCAACAGAAAGAAGTGCCCTGAGTGCGGCAACACGGCCAACAGGCTTATCGGTGCCGGTAGTGCAATACTATTCAAGGGCAGCGGGTTTTATCAGACCGACTACCGCAGCAAAGAATACAAGCAGAAGGCCAAGGCCGAAAAAGGGGGCTCCACGAAGAAGGGAAACGACACCGCTAAAAAAGGGAAATGCCCAAATAAAGATTCAAGCACCCCTTAA
- a CDS encoding heavy metal translocating P-type ATPase translates to MFGRVGRLNAWQRRAANFCQAALQKASFIKQRIILLILWRIGERIQVTDSLSAQTKRLHFMSSAPVIGKNMKTIILPVQGMHCATCAGTIEDALKKLPGIKEVMVNFATENMSLKYDAKVLSLDAVRKAVKGLGYKLADLEAQPPGKEVRLHDHHAMFKEKEMAALKIKLIVGASLSSVIFIFSFPEWFVFIKWMPEEARLWTLFALALPVQFWVGLQFYRSTWYALKNLRPNMDTLIVIGTLSAFIYSFVVILMTALHIDMFVKLGAAHVYFDTAAIIITLIILGKYLEAKAKGKASEAIKKLAKLSAKKALVVRDGKEVEIPVNEVAVGDVIVVKPGWKVPVDGIIIEGSSTIDESMVTGESMPVDKKSGDEVIGATVNKTGAFKFRAVKVGKDTFLAQVIKLVEEAQGSKAPIQRLADRVSQYFVPAVILIAVVTFLVWLFFGPEPAFTFALVNFVAVLIIACPCALGLATPTAIMIGTGKGAEKGILIRNAQALELLHKIKVLVLDKTGTLTKGEPAVTDIKEFSGAGKQEIIRIAASLEKYSEHPIAEAILRFAASSGKNSSRPLDEASKEEFQKEKLTLLEVENFSAVPGYGLTGEISLGEGMHKALLGNRKLMTSENISLSKGELQTISALEGQGKTVMVLALGGKPLGVIAVADVLKEDSHKAIESITNMGITPIMITGDNQKTAEAIGEEVGIERVIAGVLPEQKAEEIKKLQAKGSVLVGMVGDGINDAPALAQADVGIAMGTGTDVAKEAGEIILVSGNLSILVDAIRLSKSTLRIIKQNLFWAFFYNSALIPIAGGVLYPFFGILLNPIFAAAAMSFSSITVVLNSLRLKRFR, encoded by the coding sequence ATGTTCGGTAGAGTGGGGCGACTAAACGCCTGGCAAAGAAGGGCGGCAAACTTTTGTCAGGCAGCCTTGCAAAAGGCCTCTTTTATTAAGCAACGGATAATATTGTTGATTTTATGGAGGATAGGGGAGAGAATCCAGGTGACAGATTCGTTGTCAGCCCAAACTAAACGTCTGCATTTTATGTCATCAGCACCGGTAATTGGTAAAAACATGAAAACAATTATTTTGCCAGTACAGGGGATGCATTGCGCGACTTGTGCGGGGACTATTGAAGACGCCTTAAAGAAACTGCCCGGCATCAAAGAGGTAATGGTGAATTTTGCTACGGAAAATATGTCTTTGAAGTACGATGCGAAGGTGTTGAGTTTGGATGCAGTTCGAAAGGCCGTAAAGGGTTTGGGTTATAAGCTGGCTGACCTGGAAGCCCAACCGCCGGGTAAAGAAGTCAGGCTTCATGACCATCATGCGATGTTTAAAGAAAAAGAAATGGCGGCACTGAAGATAAAACTCATAGTCGGTGCCTCACTTTCTTCTGTTATTTTCATCTTTAGCTTTCCCGAGTGGTTTGTTTTTATTAAATGGATGCCGGAAGAGGCGCGTTTATGGACATTGTTTGCCCTGGCGCTACCGGTTCAGTTTTGGGTTGGTTTGCAGTTTTACAGGAGCACCTGGTATGCTTTGAAAAATTTACGGCCCAATATGGATACGCTGATTGTAATTGGCACGCTTTCCGCGTTTATTTACAGCTTTGTAGTTATCCTGATGACTGCTCTACATATTGATATGTTTGTGAAATTAGGAGCGGCTCACGTATATTTTGATACGGCGGCAATAATCATTACTTTAATAATTCTAGGCAAGTATTTGGAGGCAAAGGCCAAAGGTAAGGCATCGGAAGCCATTAAGAAGTTAGCCAAACTTTCAGCAAAAAAGGCTCTGGTTGTCAGAGATGGCAAAGAAGTAGAAATTCCTGTTAATGAAGTTGCGGTTGGCGATGTTATTGTCGTGAAACCTGGTTGGAAGGTGCCAGTTGACGGTATAATTATTGAAGGGAGTTCTACTATTGATGAATCCATGGTTACGGGCGAGTCAATGCCGGTTGATAAGAAGTCCGGTGATGAGGTAATCGGCGCGACAGTTAACAAGACCGGGGCATTTAAGTTTCGCGCTGTCAAGGTCGGAAAAGACACGTTTTTGGCTCAGGTCATTAAGTTAGTAGAAGAAGCTCAGGGTTCCAAGGCGCCTATCCAACGACTGGCAGACAGGGTTTCTCAATATTTTGTGCCGGCAGTCATTTTGATTGCCGTTGTCACTTTTTTGGTTTGGTTGTTTTTTGGGCCGGAGCCGGCATTTACCTTTGCTTTAGTTAATTTTGTCGCTGTTTTAATTATTGCCTGTCCCTGCGCGTTAGGTCTGGCAACGCCTACGGCAATTATGATAGGCACTGGAAAAGGTGCAGAGAAGGGAATACTTATTCGGAATGCTCAGGCCCTGGAGCTTTTACATAAGATAAAAGTCCTGGTTTTGGATAAGACCGGGACTTTGACTAAAGGTGAGCCGGCTGTAACTGACATTAAAGAATTTAGTGGTGCCGGCAAACAAGAGATTATAAGGATTGCAGCAAGTTTAGAGAAATATTCAGAGCATCCAATTGCGGAAGCCATTCTACGTTTTGCGGCCTCATCGGGCAAAAACTCTTCTCGTCCTCTGGATGAGGCAAGTAAAGAAGAATTCCAAAAAGAAAAACTGACATTGTTGGAAGTTGAGAATTTTTCCGCTGTGCCCGGCTACGGACTTACGGGAGAAATTTCACTGGGAGAAGGCATGCATAAGGCACTTTTGGGCAACAGAAAATTGATGACAAGCGAAAATATCAGCTTAAGCAAGGGTGAGTTGCAAACAATAAGTGCCTTAGAAGGCCAGGGAAAAACTGTGATGGTTTTGGCCTTGGGTGGCAAGCCTTTAGGTGTTATAGCCGTAGCTGATGTGCTTAAAGAAGATTCTCATAAGGCGATAGAGTCTATTACAAACATGGGAATCACACCGATCATGATAACCGGCGACAATCAAAAAACAGCCGAGGCAATCGGCGAAGAAGTCGGTATAGAAAGGGTAATAGCTGGAGTCTTACCAGAACAGAAAGCCGAAGAAATTAAGAAGTTACAGGCAAAAGGCAGTGTTTTAGTTGGAATGGTGGGTGATGGCATAAACGATGCGCCGGCGTTGGCACAAGCGGATGTTGGTATTGCCATGGGCACCGGAACAGACGTTGCTAAGGAAGCAGGTGAGATTATTTTGGTGTCCGGTAATTTATCAATATTAGTGGATGCAATTAGACTTTCTAAATCAACTTTAAGGATTATCAAGCAAAATCTTTTCTGGGCATTCTTCTATAATTCAGCATTAATCCCTATCGCCGGCGGTGTTTTATACCCATTCTTTGGGATTTTACTTAATCCGATTTTTGCGGCTGCAGCTATGTCGTTTTCGTCAATTACGGTTGTACTTAACTCCTTGCGGCTTAAAAGGTTTCGGTGA
- a CDS encoding heavy-metal-associated domain-containing protein: MYTISGNDPKISLSITGMKCVSCAGKIEKALLEVPGVEEAQVNFATEQATVTGSATREALEAAIEVLGYNIKKENAG; this comes from the coding sequence ATGTACACAATATCTGGAAATGACCCAAAAATAAGCCTCTCAATAACAGGGATGAAATGTGTATCCTGCGCAGGCAAGATAGAAAAGGCCCTGCTGGAAGTACCCGGCGTGGAGGAAGCACAGGTAAACTTCGCCACGGAGCAGGCCACTGTAACCGGAAGCGCAACACGGGAGGCACTCGAGGCGGCAATTGAGGTGCTGGGCTACAATATAAAGAAAGAAAATGCAGGATGA
- a CDS encoding metal-sensitive transcriptional regulator has product MPKATLTKRGTGHSEEIIRLKRIEGQVRGIQKMIDDRRYCVDIITQLQSISSAVARVQERILKRHVEHCVAEAIRSGVEEDKQEKIEEIIEVLRNFGK; this is encoded by the coding sequence ATGCCAAAAGCAACTCTTACAAAACGTGGGACAGGGCATTCGGAGGAAATAATACGCCTGAAGAGGATTGAAGGCCAGGTGCGCGGCATCCAGAAGATGATAGACGACCGCAGGTACTGTGTGGACATAATTACCCAGCTTCAGTCCATCTCCTCCGCAGTCGCGCGTGTCCAGGAACGCATCCTCAAGAGACACGTCGAGCATTGTGTAGCAGAGGCCATACGCTCCGGAGTAGAAGAGGACAAACAGGAAAAGATTGAGGAGATTATAGAAGTCCTGAGAAACTTTGGGAAATAG
- a CDS encoding FxLYD domain-containing protein: MHLVYMAIKRLGETLRVLVLGLCISAFPSTTSFLETVGAEEPSATEQSTTEQPVEEPTLEELEPQPLEEPTLEELEPQPLDELFAIKLLEKIIELEDALWFMAGEVGEMKNELAEKVSEMEERIAKLEAAPPGPMHVPGEPPAPPTPAQTRFEEGDVYLGHGFKIKGLIYETTPDGTVFKGEMVNNSSAGKDIVEFEIVVFDGDGKMLGTKAFKLHDVEIGEARPFETLIKGPKAHWVKKYDMRYLRGS; the protein is encoded by the coding sequence ATGCACCTGGTATATATGGCTATAAAACGGTTGGGCGAGACACTCAGGGTTCTTGTGTTGGGGTTGTGTATTTCGGCGTTCCCGTCTACCACTTCATTTCTTGAAACCGTCGGCGCTGAAGAACCTTCTGCCACTGAGCAGTCTACCACGGAGCAGCCCGTCGAGGAGCCCACTTTGGAGGAATTGGAGCCACAGCCCCTCGAGGAGCCCACTTTGGAGGAATTGGAGCCGCAGCCCCTGGATGAGCTGTTTGCCATAAAACTCCTGGAGAAAATAATAGAGCTTGAGGACGCGCTCTGGTTCATGGCAGGAGAGGTAGGTGAGATGAAGAATGAGCTTGCGGAAAAAGTGAGTGAAATGGAAGAAAGGATTGCAAAACTTGAGGCGGCACCACCGGGACCCATGCACGTGCCGGGTGAACCTCCCGCACCCCCCACGCCCGCGCAGACGCGTTTCGAGGAGGGCGACGTATATCTGGGACACGGGTTTAAGATCAAGGGTCTCATATATGAAACTACCCCGGATGGCACTGTTTTTAAGGGCGAGATGGTTAACAACAGTTCTGCGGGAAAAGATATCGTTGAGTTTGAGATAGTAGTCTTCGACGGCGACGGCAAGATGTTAGGCACAAAGGCCTTTAAGCTCCATGATGTCGAGATTGGCGAGGCCAGGCCTTTTGAGACACTGATAAAAGGGCCGAAGGCCCACTGGGTCAAGAAGTATGACATGCGTTACCTGAGGGGTTCTTAA
- the lspA gene encoding signal peptidase II — protein sequence MPNRFAGPCGRLSVVVLLGVVLDQATKWAAFKYLADPRYPGNFFELTSFLNLVLSYNEGGVFGVFKGGGIFFIALSVVAVFVILWMYVKSAGLDYVTTIAMGGILAGATGNLIDRMCYGYVRDFIDLHVGARHWPTFNVADVLICLGVAVMILNTLARGSQRPRKPLD from the coding sequence GTGCCGAATAGATTTGCAGGCCCCTGTGGGCGTCTTTCCGTTGTGGTCCTTTTGGGCGTTGTCCTGGATCAGGCAACGAAATGGGCCGCCTTTAAATATCTCGCCGATCCCCGCTACCCCGGTAATTTTTTCGAACTCACTTCTTTTCTAAACCTTGTCCTCAGTTATAACGAGGGCGGTGTCTTTGGGGTCTTTAAGGGGGGCGGTATATTTTTTATAGCCCTGTCCGTCGTGGCCGTATTCGTAATCCTCTGGATGTACGTTAAGTCTGCAGGCCTTGATTATGTTACCACGATTGCCATGGGGGGTATACTTGCGGGTGCGACGGGTAATTTAATAGACAGGATGTGCTACGGCTATGTCAGGGATTTTATAGACCTTCACGTCGGCGCAAGACATTGGCCTACGTTTAATGTCGCTGACGTGCTGATATGTCTTGGCGTGGCCGTTATGATCTTGAATACCCTGGCTCGAGGGTCTCAAAGACCTCGGAAACCTCTGGATTAG
- a CDS encoding ubiquinol-cytochrome c reductase iron-sulfur subunit, which produces MSIWQRESRVSDTEKKVVQGVLGALSRRWMLLIIGFVGLLTFAGLAALLTMVDFLKPKVLFGPSSKFKAGFPDEYQPGKVSTRWMKEQTVWIVRNKAGGIYAFSAICRHLGCIPTWVEDEQLFKCPCHGSNYNIEGDVVAGPAPRPLWRFGLSFATDGQIVVNKTVREDTPGKREKGPFMIHDKGLSV; this is translated from the coding sequence ATGAGTATCTGGCAAAGGGAGAGCAGGGTATCGGATACGGAGAAGAAGGTAGTCCAGGGCGTACTTGGAGCGCTTTCAAGGAGGTGGATGCTGCTTATCATTGGATTTGTAGGACTCCTCACCTTCGCCGGGCTTGCCGCCCTTTTAACGATGGTGGACTTTCTAAAGCCAAAGGTCCTCTTTGGCCCTTCAAGCAAGTTTAAGGCAGGCTTCCCCGATGAATATCAACCGGGCAAGGTCAGTACCAGGTGGATGAAGGAACAGACGGTATGGATAGTAAGGAACAAGGCGGGAGGTATTTATGCCTTTTCGGCTATATGCCGTCATCTGGGTTGCATTCCAACCTGGGTAGAGGACGAACAGCTCTTCAAGTGTCCCTGCCACGGGAGCAACTACAATATTGAGGGAGACGTAGTGGCGGGTCCTGCCCCCAGACCCCTGTGGAGGTTTGGTCTTAGTTTTGCAACGGACGGGCAGATAGTCGTCAACAAGACCGTTAGAGAAGACACCCCGGGTAAAAGGGAGAAAGGCCCGTTCATGATACATGATAAGGGTCTAAGTGTATGA